A region from the Pseudonocardia petroleophila genome encodes:
- a CDS encoding ABC transporter substrate-binding protein has translation MPLALLPRPVDDATRRRFLGLLGAAGLVTACAPAPATGPVEPGFPRTVTTPDDGPVVLDRAPRRIVVMNGNRVVPFLAPFLTAEYEIVGYGGEATPEEYPWIAEQLAGGPAFGIADGVPVEAIAALEPDLILANGDLGDYWEPARAVAPLVQLPETDLRATVTLLGEVFGAPDTARRVIGEVDAQITAARRATPVTAAVLLSYQDDGTVNFRVPGAELPNFLAELNVRVADSPTAVDGYEDVSLELASARLDVDVVIIGHAGDELQAALLADPVFSAIPVIAQGRCVVLTAQQNAAGFPVTPPTVPVLLDALAPVLEL, from the coding sequence GTGCCGCTCGCACTCCTGCCCCGCCCGGTCGACGACGCCACCCGCCGCCGGTTCCTCGGCCTGCTGGGCGCGGCCGGCCTGGTCACCGCCTGCGCCCCGGCTCCGGCGACGGGTCCCGTCGAGCCCGGCTTCCCGCGCACCGTCACCACCCCCGACGACGGGCCGGTGGTGCTGGACCGGGCCCCGCGCCGGATCGTCGTGATGAACGGCAACCGCGTCGTCCCGTTCCTGGCGCCCTTCCTGACCGCGGAGTACGAGATCGTCGGCTACGGCGGCGAGGCGACCCCGGAGGAGTACCCCTGGATCGCCGAGCAGCTCGCGGGCGGGCCCGCCTTCGGCATCGCCGACGGGGTGCCGGTCGAGGCGATCGCGGCGCTCGAACCGGACCTCATCCTGGCCAACGGCGACCTCGGCGACTACTGGGAGCCCGCCCGCGCCGTCGCGCCGCTCGTCCAGCTGCCGGAGACCGACCTGCGGGCCACCGTCACGCTCCTCGGCGAGGTCTTCGGCGCGCCGGACACGGCGCGGCGGGTGATCGGCGAGGTGGACGCGCAGATCACCGCGGCCCGGCGCGCCACCCCGGTCACCGCCGCGGTGCTGCTGAGCTACCAGGACGACGGGACCGTCAACTTCCGCGTGCCCGGCGCCGAGCTGCCCAACTTCCTGGCCGAGCTGAACGTGCGGGTGGCGGACTCCCCCACCGCCGTCGACGGCTACGAGGACGTGTCGCTGGAGCTCGCCTCCGCACGCCTCGACGTCGACGTGGTGATCATCGGCCACGCGGGTGACGAGCTGCAGGCCGCTCTGCTCGCCGACCCGGTGTTCTCGGCGATCCCGGTCATCGCGCAGGGCCGCTGCGTCGTGCTGACCGCGCAGCAGAACGCCGCGGGGTTCCCGGTCACCCCGCCGACCGTCCCGGTCCTGCTCGACGCGCTCGCCCCGGTGCTGGAGCTCTGA
- a CDS encoding TIGR01777 family oxidoreductase — protein MRVVIAGSSGLIGTALVSHLREAGHDVLRLVRRPPAAPDERGWDPPAGRIDDGTFDGVDAVINLGGVGIADRPWTGARKQEVRDSRLVPTEVLAAAVAEHGVPAFLSGSATGFYGDTAGRAVDETAPHGAGFLAEVCAEWEAATAKAQEAGARVVLLRTGLVLSPAGGLLGLLRPLFKAFLGGRLGPGTQYMPWVSLDDEVGGIRFALETPSISGPVNLVGPTPVTNAELTKALAAAVGRPTSIPVPAFLIRTVGGSMGEEMLLYGQRVVPARLQAAGYQFRHQAIGEALSAAVGS, from the coding sequence GTGCGCGTCGTCATCGCCGGTTCGTCCGGTCTGATCGGAACAGCTCTGGTCTCCCACCTGCGGGAGGCGGGGCACGACGTCCTGCGGCTCGTCCGCAGGCCGCCGGCCGCCCCCGACGAGCGGGGGTGGGACCCCCCGGCCGGGCGCATCGACGACGGCACCTTCGACGGCGTCGACGCGGTGATCAACCTGGGCGGTGTCGGGATCGCCGACCGCCCGTGGACCGGTGCGCGCAAGCAGGAGGTGCGCGACAGCCGGCTGGTGCCCACGGAGGTGCTGGCCGCCGCCGTCGCCGAGCACGGGGTGCCCGCGTTCCTGTCCGGGTCCGCCACCGGCTTCTACGGCGACACGGCGGGTCGCGCGGTCGACGAGACCGCTCCGCACGGCGCCGGGTTCCTCGCCGAGGTGTGCGCCGAGTGGGAGGCCGCCACGGCGAAGGCGCAGGAGGCCGGGGCCCGGGTGGTCCTGCTCCGCACCGGTCTCGTGCTGTCCCCCGCCGGTGGGCTGCTCGGCCTGCTGCGGCCGCTGTTCAAGGCGTTCCTGGGCGGGCGGCTCGGCCCGGGCACGCAGTACATGCCCTGGGTGTCGCTCGACGACGAGGTGGGCGGGATCCGGTTCGCGCTGGAGACGCCGTCGATCAGCGGCCCGGTGAACCTCGTCGGGCCCACGCCCGTCACCAACGCGGAGCTGACGAAGGCGCTGGCCGCCGCCGTCGGCCGGCCCACGTCGATCCCCGTCCCGGCGTTCCTGATCCGGACCGTCGGCGGGTCGATGGGCGAGGAGATGCTGCTCTACGGGCAGCGCGTCGTGCCCGCCCGGCTGCAGGCCGCCGGGTACCAGTTCCGGCACCAGGCGATCGGCGAGGCGCTCTCCGCCGCCGTCGGCTCGTGA
- a CDS encoding NAD(P)/FAD-dependent oxidoreductase encodes MTPDVLVVGAGLAGLRAAQLLTHRGLDVVVLDAADRPGGRMATDVVDGFRCDRGFQVLNTSYPALRAAANLPALDLRAFEPGAAIRGAGGRLHRFTNPARRPSQAVATAVDGLFGVADKAKLVAWTARVLAAPPSRTAGMIDRSAAQDLAAAGLDGPVVERFLRPFLSGVLGESALETSAGYVRLVWRSFALGTVAVPAEGMGALPAQLAAGLPDGVLRLGRRVTTVRPGVVHTADGELTARAVLVATDPVTAGTLLPGLDVAPMHALTTYYHVTDTPPAELPVLHLDATRGPVANTVVLTRAAPGYSPDRRSLISSTVLGAPQPEPEVRRELARIYGRPAGGWEHLHTADVRAALPAFRPGHPVRRDVALGDGLFVAGDHRDTPSTQGALVSGRRAAQAVLAHLGV; translated from the coding sequence GTGACCCCCGACGTCCTCGTCGTCGGCGCCGGGCTCGCGGGGTTGCGCGCCGCGCAGCTGCTCACCCACCGCGGGCTCGACGTCGTGGTCCTCGACGCCGCCGACCGGCCCGGCGGCCGGATGGCCACCGACGTCGTCGACGGGTTCCGCTGCGACCGCGGGTTCCAGGTGCTCAACACCTCCTACCCGGCGCTGCGGGCCGCCGCGAACCTGCCCGCGCTCGACCTGCGCGCGTTCGAGCCGGGTGCGGCGATCCGCGGCGCCGGGGGCAGGCTGCACCGGTTCACCAACCCCGCGCGGCGCCCGTCGCAGGCGGTCGCGACGGCCGTCGACGGGCTGTTCGGCGTCGCCGACAAGGCGAAGCTGGTCGCCTGGACCGCCCGCGTGCTGGCCGCCCCGCCGTCGCGCACGGCCGGGATGATCGACCGGTCGGCCGCGCAGGACCTCGCGGCCGCGGGTCTGGACGGGCCGGTCGTGGAGCGGTTCCTGCGGCCGTTCCTGTCCGGTGTGCTCGGGGAGTCGGCGCTGGAGACCTCGGCGGGCTACGTGCGGCTGGTGTGGCGCAGCTTCGCGCTCGGCACGGTCGCGGTGCCCGCCGAGGGCATGGGTGCGCTGCCCGCGCAGCTCGCCGCGGGGCTGCCCGACGGCGTGCTCCGGCTGGGGCGGCGCGTCACGACCGTGCGGCCCGGTGTCGTGCACACCGCCGACGGCGAGCTGACGGCGCGGGCGGTGCTCGTCGCGACCGACCCGGTCACCGCGGGGACCCTGCTCCCCGGCCTCGACGTCGCGCCGATGCACGCGCTCACCACCTACTACCACGTCACGGACACCCCGCCCGCCGAGCTGCCGGTCCTGCACCTCGACGCCACGCGCGGCCCCGTCGCCAACACCGTGGTGCTCACCCGCGCCGCCCCCGGCTACTCCCCCGACCGCCGGTCGCTGATCTCCTCGACCGTGCTCGGCGCCCCGCAGCCGGAGCCGGAGGTCCGCCGCGAGCTGGCCCGGATCTACGGCCGACCGGCCGGCGGGTGGGAGCACCTGCACACCGCGGACGTCCGCGCCGCCCTTCCGGCGTTCCGCCCGGGCCACCCGGTGCGGCGCGACGTCGCGCTCGGCGACGGCCTGTTCGTGGCGGGCGACCACCGCGACACCCCGTCGACGCAGGGGGCGCTGGTCAGCGGCCGGCGCGCGGCGCAGGCGGTGCTGGCGCACCTGGGGGTCTGA
- a CDS encoding oxidoreductase has protein sequence MDGTTSDVPDQTGRTVLVTGATSGLGLASAAALARAGARVLLGARDAGRGRAALAQVPGGELVTLDLADLDSVRRAAADVRERTGDALHVLMNNAGVMGLPPGITVDGFETQIGTNHLGHAALTWLLMPALRRAGGARVVTLSSLAHRGPGLDVDDLHFARRAYTGSQAYSQSKLANLLFAAELDRRLRRRGDDVISVAAHPGLTDTALLSSSVRARSGARLLLPLARVVNLLTTQRVGRGILPQLHAATSPQVVGGDYVGPGGLGETRGRPAPARRSARARDADLAARLWDVTAAETGVDPDPA, from the coding sequence ATGGACGGGACGACGTCGGACGTACCGGACCAGACCGGGCGCACGGTGCTGGTGACCGGCGCCACCTCCGGGCTCGGGCTCGCCTCGGCGGCCGCGCTGGCCCGGGCGGGCGCGCGGGTGCTGCTGGGGGCCCGCGACGCCGGACGCGGCCGGGCGGCGCTGGCGCAGGTGCCGGGCGGTGAGCTGGTCACCCTGGACCTCGCCGACCTCGACTCGGTGCGCCGCGCCGCCGCCGACGTCCGGGAGCGCACCGGCGACGCCCTGCACGTGCTCATGAACAACGCCGGGGTGATGGGGCTGCCGCCGGGGATCACCGTCGACGGGTTCGAGACCCAGATCGGCACCAACCACCTCGGTCACGCGGCCCTGACCTGGCTGCTGATGCCGGCGCTGCGGCGGGCGGGCGGCGCCCGGGTGGTGACGCTGTCGAGCCTCGCGCACCGCGGGCCGGGCCTCGACGTCGACGACCTGCACTTCGCGCGGCGCGCCTACACCGGATCGCAGGCCTACAGCCAGAGCAAGCTCGCGAACCTGCTGTTCGCCGCCGAGCTCGACCGGCGGCTGCGCCGCCGCGGCGACGACGTGATCTCCGTCGCCGCGCACCCCGGCCTGACCGACACCGCGCTGCTGTCGTCGTCGGTGCGCGCCCGCAGCGGGGCCCGTCTGCTGCTGCCGCTCGCGCGGGTGGTCAACCTGCTCACGACGCAGCGGGTGGGGCGCGGGATCCTGCCGCAGCTCCACGCGGCGACGTCGCCGCAGGTCGTCGGGGGTGACTACGTCGGCCCGGGCGGGCTCGGCGAGACGCGCGGGCGGCCCGCCCCGGCCCGGCGCTCGGCGCGGGCGCGCGACGCCGACCTGGCCGCCCGGCTGTGGGACGTCACCGCCGCCGAGACGGGCGTGGATCCCGACCCGGCGTAG
- a CDS encoding lyase family protein, producing MARGALFDPLFGGDRVGARLDDAAWVAALVAVEVALAQAAAAHGVIPAAHAEAIAAADLDLDPTALGLASVEGGNPVIPLVRALRAAVGPEVGLSVHPGATSQDVMDTAAVLLTGWAGEVLLDDLRAAADAAAGLAAAHRGTPTMARTLGQQALPTTFGLVAAGWCAGLDRARARLGSVLGALPVQLGGPAGTLDGLPLPVVADLAARLGLADPGAPWHTERTRIGELAAALGVAAGACAKPATDVVLLAGTELGEVSEAAPGDSSSMPHKRNPIAAVTARASARRAPGLVAVLLAAMDGEHQRAAGAWHSEWETLADLLRATGGAAARLRVSLEGLAVHPDRMAASLPADPSTGRAAELVDALLAARPRP from the coding sequence GTGGCACGCGGAGCGTTGTTCGACCCGCTGTTCGGGGGCGACCGGGTCGGCGCCCGGCTCGACGACGCCGCCTGGGTGGCCGCGCTCGTCGCCGTCGAGGTGGCGCTGGCGCAGGCCGCCGCGGCGCACGGGGTGATCCCGGCCGCGCACGCCGAGGCGATCGCGGCGGCGGACCTCGATCTCGACCCGACGGCGCTCGGCCTCGCCTCGGTCGAGGGCGGCAACCCGGTGATCCCGCTGGTGCGGGCGCTGCGCGCGGCGGTCGGGCCCGAGGTGGGACTGTCGGTGCACCCGGGCGCCACCAGCCAGGACGTCATGGACACCGCCGCGGTGCTGCTCACCGGCTGGGCGGGGGAGGTCCTGCTCGACGACCTGCGTGCCGCCGCCGACGCCGCCGCCGGGCTCGCCGCCGCCCACCGCGGCACCCCGACGATGGCCCGGACCCTGGGGCAGCAGGCCCTGCCGACGACGTTCGGGCTCGTGGCCGCGGGCTGGTGCGCCGGGCTCGACCGCGCCCGCGCCCGGCTCGGGTCGGTCCTCGGGGCGCTGCCGGTGCAGCTCGGGGGGCCGGCGGGCACGCTCGACGGCCTGCCGCTGCCCGTCGTCGCCGACCTGGCCGCGCGGCTGGGCCTGGCCGACCCCGGCGCCCCGTGGCACACCGAGCGCACCCGGATCGGTGAGCTGGCCGCCGCGCTCGGCGTCGCGGCCGGGGCCTGCGCGAAGCCCGCCACCGACGTCGTGCTGCTCGCGGGCACGGAGCTCGGCGAGGTGAGCGAGGCCGCGCCGGGGGACTCGTCGTCGATGCCGCACAAGCGCAACCCGATCGCCGCCGTCACCGCCCGCGCCTCGGCGCGCCGCGCCCCCGGCCTCGTCGCGGTGCTGCTCGCGGCGATGGACGGGGAGCACCAGCGGGCGGCCGGGGCGTGGCACAGCGAGTGGGAGACCCTCGCCGACCTCCTGCGCGCGACCGGCGGCGCCGCGGCCCGCCTGCGCGTCAGCCTGGAGGGGCTGGCCGTGCACCCGGACCGGATGGCCGCGTCGCTGCCCGCTGACCCGTCCACGGGCCGCGCGGCGGAGCTGGTCGACGCGCTCCTGGCGGCCCGCCCCCGGCCGTGA
- a CDS encoding serine hydrolase — protein MTLTRRRLLGGTALLAVAAACGSPAPAPAAGPVDGPEALVDWIAAHPDHASVLVDDGRGAAFAHLADRPRPIASSVKVTHLAAYALAVEAGRIDPAGPVAVAGWERWYLPGSDADAHPRALAALGTPDTVTWDDVVASMIDYSDNAAADLVLATLGPDALTAAAGAGGWDGLDVPHIVGEALWVLQPDAGGDRRSRAAELGRAYADGDPAARALGAVYSGGPLPGGGGGDGVAAPVPEDTWNAVVGLWDGAWAGTATQLAALHRAVATDALGPLASGIARRHLERAVADRLPPGVLGLGQKGGSLPGVLSYAATIRRDDGTVGVSVLALSGLPQQAHQEIEASGALLLGQRVLVDDAVRDRLAAAVAG, from the coding sequence ATGACACTCACCCGACGCCGCCTGCTCGGCGGCACCGCCCTGCTGGCCGTGGCCGCCGCCTGCGGCTCCCCCGCGCCGGCCCCGGCGGCCGGACCGGTCGACGGGCCCGAGGCGCTGGTCGACTGGATCGCCGCGCACCCGGACCACGCCTCGGTCCTCGTCGACGACGGCCGCGGCGCCGCGTTCGCCCACCTCGCCGACCGGCCGCGGCCGATCGCGTCGTCGGTGAAGGTGACGCACCTGGCGGCCTACGCGCTGGCCGTCGAGGCGGGCCGGATCGACCCCGCGGGCCCCGTCGCCGTCGCCGGATGGGAGCGCTGGTACCTCCCCGGTTCCGACGCCGACGCCCACCCGCGGGCCCTCGCGGCCCTCGGCACCCCCGACACCGTCACCTGGGACGACGTCGTCGCCTCGATGATCGACTACAGCGACAACGCCGCGGCCGACCTCGTCCTCGCCACGCTCGGCCCGGACGCGCTGACCGCCGCGGCGGGGGCGGGCGGCTGGGACGGGCTCGACGTGCCGCACATCGTCGGGGAGGCGCTGTGGGTGCTGCAGCCCGACGCGGGCGGCGACCGGCGCAGCCGCGCGGCGGAGCTGGGGCGGGCCTACGCCGACGGGGACCCGGCCGCCCGCGCGCTGGGCGCGGTCTACAGCGGCGGCCCGCTGCCCGGAGGCGGGGGCGGGGACGGGGTGGCCGCACCGGTGCCCGAGGACACCTGGAACGCGGTCGTCGGGCTCTGGGACGGGGCGTGGGCGGGCACCGCGACGCAGCTCGCGGCGCTGCACCGCGCCGTCGCCACCGACGCGCTGGGCCCGCTGGCCTCCGGCATCGCCAGGAGGCACCTGGAGCGGGCCGTCGCCGACCGCCTCCCGCCCGGGGTGCTCGGGCTCGGCCAGAAGGGCGGCAGCCTGCCCGGCGTCCTCAGCTACGCCGCCACGATCCGCCGCGACGACGGCACCGTCGGGGTCTCGGTGCTGGCCCTGTCCGGGCTGCCGCAGCAGGCCCACCAGGAGATCGAGGCCTCCGGTGCGCTGCTGCTGGGCCAGCGGGTGCTCGTCGACGACGCGGTGCGGGACCGGCTGGCGGCGGCGGTCGCGGGGTGA
- a CDS encoding ArsR/SmtB family transcription factor, whose protein sequence is MTDPVDARLTDLERRVAALEGAGAPVAGGGAGVVRYSGDVHLHGDVRWTIEYDAGSALGLDDEPRLAVLAALGHPARAGIVRALLAGGPSGTAELQEAAGLASTGQLYHHLRSLTHTGLVEQDGRGTYRVAPRVVVPALVLLTAAADVAGQLR, encoded by the coding sequence GTGACCGATCCCGTCGACGCGCGCCTCACCGACCTGGAGCGACGGGTGGCGGCGCTGGAGGGTGCGGGTGCCCCGGTCGCGGGCGGCGGGGCCGGGGTCGTGCGCTACTCCGGCGACGTCCACCTGCACGGCGACGTCCGGTGGACGATCGAGTACGACGCCGGCAGCGCGCTGGGCCTCGACGACGAGCCGCGGCTGGCGGTGCTCGCCGCGCTGGGCCATCCCGCGCGGGCCGGCATCGTGCGGGCCCTGCTGGCCGGCGGCCCGAGCGGCACCGCCGAGCTGCAGGAGGCGGCCGGCCTCGCGTCGACGGGGCAGCTCTACCACCACCTCCGCTCGCTGACGCACACCGGACTGGTCGAGCAGGACGGCCGCGGGACCTACCGGGTGGCCCCGCGGGTCGTCGTGCCCGCGCTCGTGCTGCTCACGGCGGCGGCCGACGTCGCGGGGCAGCTGCGCTAG
- the lipA gene encoding lipoyl synthase yields MTIAPEGRKLLRLEVRNSETPIERKPAWIRTKAKTGPQYTELKALVRSGGLHTVCEEAGCPNIYECWEDREATFLIGGEQCTRRCDFCQIDTGRPADLDRDEPRRVAESVQQMGLRYSTVTGVARDDQPDGGAWLYAETVRLIHELNPGTGVELLIPDFNSIDAQLDEVFATRPEVLAHNLETVPRIFKRIRPAFRYDRSLEVITKARAAGLVTKSNLILGMGETPEEVVSALRDLHEAGCEIITITQYLRPSARHHPVERWVKPEEFVEHSQAAQEMGFAGVMAGPLVRSSYRAGRLYAQTVRHRGEELSPALAHLESEGAAAQEASSLLARR; encoded by the coding sequence GTGACGATCGCACCCGAAGGTCGCAAGCTCCTGCGCCTGGAGGTCCGCAACAGCGAGACCCCCATCGAGCGCAAGCCCGCCTGGATCCGGACGAAGGCGAAGACCGGCCCGCAGTACACCGAGCTCAAGGCCCTGGTGCGCTCCGGTGGCCTGCACACCGTGTGCGAGGAGGCCGGCTGCCCCAACATCTACGAGTGCTGGGAGGACCGCGAGGCCACCTTCCTCATCGGCGGCGAGCAGTGCACCCGGCGCTGCGACTTCTGCCAGATCGACACCGGCCGCCCCGCCGACCTCGACCGCGACGAGCCCCGCCGCGTCGCCGAGTCCGTGCAGCAGATGGGCCTGCGGTACTCCACCGTCACCGGCGTCGCCCGCGACGACCAGCCCGACGGCGGCGCGTGGCTCTACGCCGAGACCGTCCGGCTCATCCACGAGCTCAACCCCGGCACCGGGGTGGAGCTGCTGATCCCGGACTTCAACTCGATCGACGCCCAGCTCGACGAGGTGTTCGCCACCCGCCCCGAGGTGCTCGCGCACAACCTGGAGACGGTGCCGCGGATCTTCAAGCGGATCCGCCCGGCGTTCCGCTACGACCGCTCGCTCGAGGTCATCACCAAGGCCCGTGCGGCGGGCCTGGTCACCAAGTCGAACCTGATCCTGGGCATGGGCGAGACCCCCGAGGAGGTCGTGTCCGCGCTGCGCGACCTGCACGAGGCGGGCTGCGAGATCATCACCATCACCCAGTACCTGCGGCCCTCGGCCCGGCACCACCCCGTGGAGCGCTGGGTCAAGCCCGAGGAGTTCGTCGAGCACTCGCAGGCCGCGCAGGAGATGGGCTTCGCCGGGGTCATGGCCGGGCCGCTGGTGCGCTCGTCCTACCGGGCCGGGCGGCTCTACGCCCAGACCGTGCGCCACCGCGGCGAGGAGCTCAGCCCCGCCCTGGCCCACCTGGAGTCCGAGGGGGCCGCGGCCCAGGAGGCCAGCAGCCTGCTCGCCCGCCGCTGA
- a CDS encoding cytochrome P450 family protein, whose translation MTATHDDLAPHDTALFEGAFWTDPYPAYEAQRAGSPVRQVQQPDGPVWMMFDHADVRAALTDPRLSKDWRYTLPADAREGQPATPIPMMILMDPPEHTRLRKLVSRAFTVRRMEELRPRVAEFANRLIDDLPASGPVDLMSSYAFLLPVFVICELLGVPAEDRDDFAAWSNVMVDESTQDESMAAAGKLHGYLSTLIDAKRENPDDALISGLIAVADDGDVLSQEELVAMAMLLLIAGHETTVNLIGNGVLALLTHPEQRALLAERPDLIASAVEEFLRWDSPVHSAPVRFAAEDVEYSGVTIPAGSVVSLSLASANRDDKRLPDAAELRIDRDASGHTAFGHGLHHCLGAQLARIEAQEAIGLLLTRRPELALAVDPAELVHRRSTLIRGLRTLPVEPGAPA comes from the coding sequence GTGACCGCAACGCACGACGATCTGGCACCGCACGACACCGCCCTGTTCGAGGGCGCCTTCTGGACCGACCCGTACCCGGCGTACGAGGCGCAGCGGGCCGGGTCGCCGGTCCGCCAGGTGCAGCAGCCCGACGGCCCGGTCTGGATGATGTTCGACCACGCCGACGTCCGCGCCGCCCTCACCGACCCGCGGCTGAGCAAGGACTGGCGCTACACGCTGCCCGCCGACGCGCGCGAGGGCCAGCCGGCCACGCCGATCCCGATGATGATCCTCATGGACCCGCCGGAGCACACCCGGCTGCGCAAGCTGGTCTCCCGCGCGTTCACGGTCCGCCGGATGGAGGAGCTGCGCCCGCGCGTCGCCGAGTTCGCGAACCGGCTGATCGACGACCTGCCCGCCTCCGGTCCCGTCGACCTCATGTCGTCCTACGCCTTCCTGCTGCCGGTCTTCGTGATCTGCGAGCTGCTCGGCGTGCCGGCCGAGGACCGCGACGACTTCGCCGCCTGGTCGAACGTCATGGTCGACGAGTCCACGCAGGACGAGTCGATGGCCGCGGCGGGCAAGCTGCACGGCTACCTGTCGACCCTGATCGACGCCAAGCGCGAGAACCCGGACGACGCCCTGATCAGCGGCCTGATCGCGGTCGCCGACGACGGGGACGTGCTCTCCCAGGAGGAGCTCGTCGCGATGGCGATGCTGCTGCTCATCGCCGGGCACGAGACCACCGTCAACCTCATCGGCAACGGCGTGCTCGCCCTGCTCACCCACCCCGAGCAGCGCGCGCTCCTGGCGGAGCGGCCCGATCTCATCGCGTCCGCCGTCGAGGAGTTCCTGCGCTGGGACTCCCCGGTGCACAGCGCCCCGGTGCGGTTCGCGGCCGAGGACGTCGAGTACTCGGGGGTGACGATCCCGGCCGGGTCGGTCGTGTCGCTCTCGCTGGCCTCGGCCAACCGCGACGACAAGCGCCTGCCCGACGCCGCCGAGCTGCGGATCGACCGCGACGCGAGCGGCCACACCGCCTTCGGTCACGGTCTGCACCACTGCCTGGGCGCGCAGCTGGCGCGGATCGAGGCGCAGGAGGCGATCGGCCTGCTGCTCACCCGCCGCCCCGAGCTGGCCCTGGCCGTCGACCCGGCGGAGCTGGTCCACCGCCGCAGCACCCTGATCCGCGGCCTCCGCACCCTCCCGGTGGAGCCCGGCGCCCCGGCCTGA
- the lipB gene encoding lipoyl(octanoyl) transferase LipB, with amino-acid sequence MVHRISCRRSTDPVRVDRLGLVDYLAAWDVQRANAAARREGGDDVLMLLEHHSVYTAGKRTQPQDRPVDGTPVVDVDRGGRITWHGPGQLVGYPITGLAEPLDVVDFVRRLEEALIHVVHGLGVTAAGRIDGRSGVWLPADDRRPERKVAAIGVRVQGGVTLHGFSLNCDPDLTAFDRIVPCGITDAGVSSLSGELGRPVRVDDVIDDVTAAVLDALDGRLAVAEHPVARAAAPAGLDLRLHPSLQ; translated from the coding sequence GTGGTCCACCGCATAAGCTGCCGGCGCAGCACCGACCCCGTCCGCGTCGACCGGCTCGGCCTGGTCGACTACCTCGCCGCGTGGGACGTGCAGCGGGCGAACGCCGCGGCCCGGCGCGAGGGCGGCGACGACGTGCTCATGCTGCTCGAGCACCACTCGGTCTACACCGCGGGCAAGCGCACGCAGCCGCAGGACCGGCCCGTCGACGGCACCCCCGTCGTCGACGTCGACCGCGGCGGGCGCATCACCTGGCACGGCCCCGGCCAGCTCGTCGGCTACCCGATCACCGGGCTGGCCGAGCCGCTGGACGTCGTCGACTTCGTCCGCAGGCTGGAGGAGGCCCTGATCCACGTCGTGCACGGGCTGGGGGTCACCGCGGCCGGGCGGATCGACGGGCGCAGCGGCGTCTGGCTGCCGGCCGACGACCGGCGCCCGGAGCGCAAGGTCGCGGCGATCGGGGTGCGCGTGCAGGGCGGCGTCACGCTGCACGGGTTCTCGCTCAACTGCGATCCCGACCTCACCGCGTTCGACCGCATCGTGCCCTGCGGCATCACCGACGCCGGAGTGAGCTCCCTGTCCGGCGAGCTGGGCCGCCCGGTGCGCGTCGACGACGTGATCGACGACGTCACCGCGGCCGTCCTCGACGCCCTCGACGGGCGGCTCGCCGTCGCCGAGCACCCGGTGGCGCGGGCCGCCGCACCGGCCGGTCTCGACCTGCGGCTGCACCCCTCGCTGCAGTAG
- a CDS encoding LLM class F420-dependent oxidoreductase, giving the protein MDFRIFTEPQQGADYDDLLRVAQAAEAAGYDAFFRSDHYLAMGDASGEPGPTDAWLTLAALARETSRIRLGTLVSSATFRLPGPLAVSVAQVDRMSRGRVELGLGSGWFDAEHAAYGIPFPPLGERFDRLAEQLEIITGLWGTPPGERYSFDGAHYTVTDSPALPQPVQQPRPPIVIGGRGKKRTPELAARFADEFNVPFSDVDAAAGQFERVDAACRAVGRDPAELVRSVAQVVCVGRDDAEIARRALALGREVDELRANGLAGTPGEVVDRIGTWREKAGVTRLYLQLMDLGDLDQIDLIASDVVGAL; this is encoded by the coding sequence GTGGACTTCCGGATCTTCACCGAGCCCCAGCAGGGCGCCGACTACGACGACCTGCTCCGAGTCGCCCAGGCCGCCGAGGCCGCGGGCTACGACGCCTTCTTCCGCTCCGACCACTACCTCGCGATGGGCGACGCCTCCGGCGAACCCGGCCCCACCGACGCCTGGCTGACGCTCGCCGCCCTCGCCCGCGAGACGTCCCGGATCCGGCTCGGCACGCTCGTGTCGTCGGCGACGTTCCGGCTGCCCGGCCCGCTCGCGGTGTCCGTCGCGCAGGTCGACCGGATGTCGCGCGGACGCGTGGAGCTGGGCCTGGGCTCGGGCTGGTTCGACGCCGAGCACGCCGCGTACGGCATCCCCTTCCCGCCGCTGGGGGAGCGGTTCGACCGCCTCGCCGAGCAGCTGGAGATCATCACCGGGCTGTGGGGCACGCCGCCCGGCGAGCGCTACTCCTTCGACGGCGCGCACTACACCGTCACCGACTCCCCGGCGCTGCCCCAGCCGGTGCAGCAGCCGCGCCCGCCGATCGTCATCGGGGGCCGCGGGAAGAAGCGCACGCCGGAGCTGGCCGCGCGGTTCGCGGACGAGTTCAACGTGCCCTTCTCCGACGTCGACGCCGCGGCGGGGCAGTTCGAGCGCGTCGACGCCGCGTGCCGCGCGGTCGGCCGCGACCCCGCGGAGCTCGTGCGCTCCGTCGCGCAGGTCGTCTGCGTCGGCCGCGACGACGCCGAGATCGCCCGCCGCGCGCTCGCACTGGGCCGCGAGGTCGACGAGCTGCGCGCCAACGGGCTCGCCGGCACCCCCGGCGAGGTCGTCGACCGCATCGGCACCTGGCGGGAGAAGGCCGGCGTCACCCGGCTGTACCTGCAGCTCATGGACCTCGGTGACCTCGACCAGATCGACCTCATCGCCTCTGACGTCGTCGGGGCGCTCTAG